The Sinomicrobium kalidii genome contains a region encoding:
- a CDS encoding SusD/RagB family nutrient-binding outer membrane lipoprotein, translated as MKKYINIPLAILLLALTACDSDFADLNTDPNNADGELFDPNLILPKASYDYGDMTTGYTGPILFQSMWMQLMASTSTGGANYYSNADKYVASGSTTSYIQGAWNKGYEVASRIFQMQKLAEEKDLPNLYALGDIMKVLSLSYVSDIYGDIPYSEAGQAEEGNSRPSYDRQQDLYPTMLADLEAAILALDASRDEITSDVFYDGDLEQWRKFGYSLMLKMAMRLVDVDPELSIEYVNKAIAGGVFESADDEAVLPSDNTNGFSNSNANALNTVADVYQVRWSRVLIDYLQATDDPRLPVVAEVPPAGLEANQDGNVVGDNNPDIQFGMPNGYDLNGRATDISNEPDYPGGTGSGDDVAPIGNYSRPTAIYRDRDAPIFVLTYAEVQFLLAEAAIRGGYNTARTASEYYENGIVGAMTAMNKYGGLQISSADAVNHAMANPLDTSSEENALEMINVQIWATTGMLANYTEAWNNWKRSGYPVLTPVNYSGNFSNGMIPVRQVYPSSESTTNPDNLETAISNMGGNTWNTRVWWHIE; from the coding sequence ATGAAGAAATATATAAATATACCATTGGCAATACTTCTCCTGGCATTAACAGCTTGTGACAGTGATTTTGCAGACTTGAATACCGACCCTAATAATGCCGATGGCGAATTGTTCGACCCTAATCTGATACTTCCGAAAGCATCATATGATTACGGGGATATGACCACAGGGTATACAGGCCCTATCCTTTTTCAAAGCATGTGGATGCAGCTTATGGCTTCGACCTCGACAGGAGGGGCCAACTATTATTCCAATGCCGATAAATACGTAGCTTCGGGAAGTACAACATCCTATATACAGGGTGCATGGAACAAGGGTTATGAAGTAGCTTCGAGAATATTTCAAATGCAGAAGCTGGCCGAAGAAAAGGACCTGCCTAATTTGTATGCTCTGGGCGATATCATGAAAGTGTTGAGCCTGTCGTATGTTTCTGATATATACGGAGATATTCCATATTCTGAAGCAGGGCAGGCCGAAGAGGGAAATTCCAGACCGTCTTATGACAGGCAACAGGATCTCTATCCCACCATGCTGGCAGACCTCGAAGCTGCCATCCTGGCCCTGGATGCTTCCCGGGATGAGATCACAAGTGATGTATTTTACGATGGTGACCTGGAGCAATGGAGAAAATTCGGTTATTCGTTAATGCTCAAAATGGCTATGAGGCTTGTCGATGTAGATCCCGAACTATCAATAGAATATGTGAACAAAGCCATAGCAGGGGGTGTCTTTGAATCCGCAGATGATGAGGCTGTGCTTCCTTCGGATAATACCAATGGTTTTTCGAATAGTAATGCCAATGCCCTTAATACTGTTGCAGATGTATACCAGGTACGATGGTCCAGGGTCTTAATAGATTATTTACAGGCTACGGACGATCCCAGGTTGCCGGTCGTAGCAGAAGTGCCGCCTGCAGGTCTGGAAGCCAATCAGGACGGGAATGTTGTCGGTGATAACAACCCGGATATACAATTTGGAATGCCTAACGGCTACGACCTGAATGGCCGTGCTACTGATATTTCAAATGAACCCGACTACCCGGGAGGAACAGGTTCCGGAGATGATGTAGCACCCATAGGAAACTATTCCCGCCCTACAGCCATATACAGGGACAGGGATGCTCCCATATTCGTGTTGACCTATGCAGAAGTTCAGTTTTTACTGGCCGAAGCAGCTATAAGGGGAGGTTACAATACTGCCCGGACTGCTTCGGAATACTATGAAAACGGTATAGTAGGGGCTATGACGGCCATGAATAAATACGGCGGCCTGCAAATCTCTTCTGCTGATGCTGTAAACCATGCAATGGCAAATCCGTTGGATACCAGTAGCGAGGAGAATGCCCTGGAAATGATCAACGTACAGATATGGGCCACAACCGGGATGCTGGCAAATTATACAGAAGCGTGGAACAACTGGAAGAGATCGGGATATCCGGTTTTAACCCCGGTAAATTACAGCGGAAATTTCTCCAACGGGATGATCCCCGTAAGACAGGTTTATCCGAGTTCCGAAAGTACGACAAACCCGGATAACCTGGAGACCGCGATCTCGAATATGGGAGGAAATACCTGGAATACCCGTGTCTGGTGGCATATAGAATAA
- a CDS encoding SusC/RagA family TonB-linked outer membrane protein, which produces MSNKLIAMAMVMFLSLLSVQLVWAQDITITGVVTEAVNGMPLPGANVVLKGTNNGASTDFDGNYTISNIPEDGILVFSIIGYATREIPVNGRTDIDVTLEESTEQLGEVVVTALGINKERRKLAYAVTEVGSEDLTQAREVNVANSLSGRVAGLVVKGTNSGPGGTAKVTLRGLPSISGTGSPLYVIDGIPMDNTQRGSAGQWGGGDNGDGIGNINPDDIEKMTVLKGQSASALYGSRASNGVILITTKKGSKQDDWSLNYTMNAMMEDAVDFTDFQKQYGQGVEGFRPTTAAEALGTTRFAWGERLDGGSVIGYDGEQYSYAPTQNDYLSFYRTGSNITNSISVSKGMESGSFRLSLSNLTSNSIVPNSDIQRNTVTLNVDQNITDKLNISAMVNYIDQRSDNIPFLSDGPRNPNNFLFLAPNVDHSIFAPGYDPETGAETIFSDDNFVTNPYFITERGINDQDRRRTISMLSAKYNFTSRIYAMLRVGNDISNDKFFSVEPTGLGYTRNLEGALNRRGQSERSELNVDGIFGATVDLTEDIELDALAGANLRKNKFESVSLNGAQFVIPFLYSPTNLRTFNREYLFNEREVHSAYYSVGFGYKDFLTLTTTGRYDVYSTLSSPQMSDNSLFSPSITGAFIFSEFLNMESLSFGKLRASYAVTSGEPAEAYQNQFYYSSGNTYSGAPTGESPLALPNIDLRPFTTSEMEFGMELNFFSNRLTFDIAYFDKKTHDEIIATNLSIASGFNSGWVATGSTRNKGLEVLISGMPVRNENFSWRSSFNLSAVQNKVLNTDENGNPITLGQNRATLGDAVTAYVEGEAGPQIMAYDYAYDESGNIMVDDAGLPVRGDLKTWGTVLPTLYGGWNNEFRYKNFNLSFLIDYNYGNKVLSATEYYSHYRGLHKNTLTGRETGITTNGVAAPAEEYYQALVQNVTRTSVVDGDFIKLRQLAIGYTFPDEMFEKISVLKGVNISLVARNLFFLMRKADNIDPEANFGSTINYTGIEGTSLPSTRSFGVNVNFKLN; this is translated from the coding sequence ATGTCTAATAAACTAATAGCCATGGCCATGGTGATGTTTTTATCTCTGTTGTCCGTACAGTTGGTTTGGGCACAGGACATCACAATTACGGGAGTGGTTACCGAGGCGGTAAACGGTATGCCATTGCCCGGGGCAAATGTGGTCCTGAAAGGGACCAATAACGGGGCTTCAACCGACTTTGACGGTAATTACACGATAAGTAATATACCGGAAGACGGTATTCTGGTGTTTTCCATTATCGGTTATGCGACTCGTGAAATACCCGTGAACGGGAGAACGGACATAGATGTTACGCTTGAAGAAAGTACGGAACAACTGGGCGAAGTAGTGGTGACTGCTCTTGGTATCAATAAGGAACGAAGAAAATTAGCCTATGCGGTTACAGAAGTGGGTAGTGAAGATCTCACTCAGGCTCGTGAGGTTAATGTGGCCAACTCTTTAAGCGGACGTGTAGCTGGTTTGGTAGTAAAAGGTACGAACAGTGGGCCCGGGGGAACAGCCAAGGTTACACTGAGAGGGTTACCAAGTATTAGCGGAACGGGTTCGCCCTTATATGTGATTGATGGGATTCCGATGGACAACACTCAGAGAGGATCTGCAGGCCAGTGGGGCGGCGGAGACAACGGTGATGGTATAGGGAACATAAACCCGGACGATATTGAAAAAATGACCGTGCTTAAAGGGCAGTCGGCCTCGGCTTTATACGGGTCCAGGGCCTCGAACGGTGTAATCCTGATCACCACCAAAAAAGGAAGTAAGCAGGATGATTGGTCGCTGAACTACACCATGAACGCAATGATGGAAGATGCGGTAGACTTTACCGATTTTCAAAAACAATACGGACAGGGTGTCGAAGGATTCAGACCTACCACGGCGGCCGAAGCCTTGGGGACAACAAGGTTTGCCTGGGGGGAGCGCCTCGACGGTGGCAGTGTTATCGGTTATGACGGTGAACAATACAGTTATGCACCGACTCAAAACGATTATTTGAGTTTTTACAGGACCGGGTCCAATATTACCAACAGCATATCGGTTTCCAAAGGCATGGAATCGGGATCTTTCAGGTTATCATTGTCTAACCTGACTTCAAATTCTATCGTTCCCAACAGCGATATACAAAGAAATACAGTGACTCTTAATGTAGATCAGAACATAACGGATAAACTCAATATATCGGCCATGGTGAATTACATAGACCAGAGGTCAGACAATATTCCTTTTCTGAGCGATGGACCGAGGAACCCCAATAATTTTTTGTTCCTTGCTCCTAATGTGGACCATTCCATTTTTGCCCCTGGCTATGATCCCGAAACCGGGGCAGAAACTATATTCAGTGATGACAATTTTGTGACAAACCCTTATTTTATAACAGAAAGAGGTATAAATGATCAGGACAGGAGGCGTACCATATCAATGCTGAGTGCAAAATACAATTTTACGTCCCGCATTTATGCCATGTTGAGAGTGGGGAACGATATATCTAATGATAAGTTCTTTAGCGTAGAACCTACGGGATTAGGATATACCCGGAATTTGGAAGGAGCTTTGAATCGAAGAGGACAATCGGAAAGGTCGGAATTGAACGTAGACGGTATATTTGGTGCTACGGTAGATCTTACTGAGGATATAGAACTGGATGCCCTGGCAGGAGCCAATTTAAGGAAGAACAAGTTTGAATCGGTGAGTTTAAACGGGGCGCAGTTCGTTATACCGTTCCTTTATTCACCTACGAATCTGAGAACTTTTAACAGAGAATACTTATTTAACGAAAGAGAAGTACATTCTGCCTATTACTCTGTCGGGTTTGGATATAAAGATTTCCTTACCCTGACCACTACGGGCCGTTATGACGTGTACTCTACGCTATCGTCGCCACAAATGTCAGACAACAGTCTGTTCTCACCTTCAATAACAGGAGCCTTTATCTTCAGCGAATTTTTAAACATGGAAAGTCTTAGTTTTGGAAAGTTAAGAGCCTCCTATGCCGTGACCAGCGGAGAACCGGCTGAAGCTTACCAGAACCAGTTCTATTACAGTTCAGGGAACACCTATAGCGGGGCGCCTACGGGAGAATCGCCCTTGGCCCTGCCTAATATAGATCTAAGACCCTTTACCACAAGCGAAATGGAATTTGGAATGGAACTGAACTTCTTCAGTAACAGGCTTACGTTTGATATCGCTTATTTCGACAAGAAGACACATGACGAGATCATAGCGACGAACTTGAGTATTGCTTCGGGCTTTAACAGCGGCTGGGTGGCAACAGGTTCTACCCGGAACAAGGGACTTGAAGTACTCATATCAGGAATGCCTGTAAGGAATGAGAATTTTTCATGGAGAAGTTCATTCAACCTCTCCGCTGTTCAAAACAAGGTTTTAAATACAGATGAGAATGGTAACCCGATAACACTGGGGCAAAACCGGGCTACCCTTGGAGATGCTGTGACAGCTTATGTAGAGGGTGAAGCCGGGCCGCAGATTATGGCATATGACTATGCCTATGACGAATCCGGAAATATTATGGTGGATGATGCAGGGCTTCCGGTAAGAGGAGATCTGAAAACCTGGGGCACTGTGCTGCCAACCCTGTACGGAGGCTGGAATAACGAATTCAGGTATAAGAACTTCAATCTGTCGTTCCTCATAGACTATAATTATGGAAATAAAGTATTATCGGCCACCGAATATTATTCGCACTACAGGGGGTTGCATAAAAATACCCTGACAGGCCGGGAAACTGGGATTACGACCAATGGGGTAGCCGCACCGGCCGAGGAGTATTATCAGGCTCTGGTGCAAAATGTTACCAGGACCAGTGTAGTGGATGGCGATTTTATCAAGCTCAGGCAGTTGGCGATAGGATACACCTTTCCGGATGAAATGTTTGAAAAAATATCCGTATTAAAGGGAGTGAATATATCCCTGGTGGCGCGGAACCTCTTTTTCTTAATGAGAAAGGCGGATAATATAGACCCGGAGGCCAATTTTGGTTCTACGATCAATTATACGGGGATCGAAGGGACAAGCCTGCCGTCGACGAGATCTTTCGGTGTGAATGTTAATTTTAAATTGAATTGA
- a CDS encoding sensor histidine kinase, producing MKFKTKLLLSFGFLFIIILLLGLVGSFYVKKLGNEASTILKDNNRTLQYMQRINTEIDAVEKILVFDQPDRVDGHLSELDTQLRFQKANITETGEAAFTQKLESNIKGFAETLGSDQKRESLEYIFQIREITDQIYGINQEKILESNRRVKNISDRVFVSMVTIAFATLVIGLFFTFGMPGYLTRSIRIFDKAIDKVSRGIYDVDIPAGRKDEFGHLAASFNLMALKLREFEQSNYAKILFEKNRLDTIINQLSEAVVGLDQNKNILFVNRRALALLGLTQKEVHEKYAPDIAIHNELMQNLIRELMLGGQAQSPVKVTEGRSEKLFSKDIIDIVTTPTGEGERKVLIGHVIILTDITAFADKDKAKTRFMATLSHELKTPVAAIDMGVGLLQNEKAGTLNDEQREWVETIMQNNDRIKRTINEILDLSKIESGSIDVLSSRTKVGYLIDSAVMGIQPFIKEKGLTVQSLSAIDKQEVLVDPQKTIWILNNFLTNAIRYSPEGEGIKVNAEVEDYFVRISVTDRGKGVSLAQKKTIFKPYSRLKNDSSEGTGLGLAISKEFVEAMGGSIGLLSREDQGATFWIKLKKA from the coding sequence ATGAAATTCAAAACCAAATTATTGCTCTCCTTCGGGTTTTTGTTTATCATCATCCTGTTATTGGGATTGGTGGGCAGTTTTTATGTCAAGAAACTGGGCAATGAGGCTTCCACCATTCTGAAGGACAATAACCGTACATTGCAGTATATGCAACGTATCAACACGGAAATTGATGCTGTTGAAAAAATACTTGTCTTCGACCAGCCTGACCGGGTCGACGGACATTTGTCGGAACTGGATACCCAGCTCAGGTTTCAAAAAGCCAATATCACCGAAACCGGGGAAGCTGCCTTCACCCAAAAACTGGAAAGCAATATAAAGGGCTTTGCCGAAACACTGGGTAGCGATCAAAAAAGGGAAAGCCTGGAATATATATTTCAAATAAGGGAGATAACCGATCAGATTTACGGGATCAACCAGGAAAAAATACTGGAGAGCAACCGGCGGGTGAAGAACATTTCCGACAGGGTATTTGTTTCCATGGTGACTATTGCTTTTGCCACGCTGGTTATCGGGCTTTTCTTTACTTTCGGCATGCCCGGTTATCTCACCAGGTCCATCAGGATATTTGACAAGGCCATTGATAAGGTGTCCAGGGGAATATACGATGTAGACATTCCTGCCGGCAGAAAAGATGAATTCGGGCACCTCGCCGCATCTTTTAATTTAATGGCGTTAAAACTCAGGGAATTTGAACAGAGTAACTACGCGAAAATCCTTTTCGAAAAGAACAGGCTCGATACGATCATCAACCAGCTTTCCGAAGCTGTGGTTGGACTGGACCAGAATAAAAATATCCTGTTTGTAAACCGGAGAGCACTTGCCTTGTTGGGATTAACGCAAAAGGAAGTTCACGAAAAATATGCCCCCGATATTGCCATACACAATGAGTTGATGCAAAACCTGATCCGGGAACTTATGCTCGGCGGGCAGGCACAATCTCCTGTAAAAGTAACGGAAGGCAGGAGTGAAAAGCTGTTTTCTAAAGATATTATTGATATCGTAACAACTCCAACAGGGGAAGGGGAAAGAAAAGTGCTGATAGGCCACGTGATCATTTTGACTGATATCACGGCATTTGCCGATAAGGACAAGGCCAAAACCCGTTTTATGGCCACATTAAGCCATGAATTAAAAACTCCCGTTGCGGCAATCGATATGGGAGTGGGATTATTACAAAATGAAAAGGCCGGGACTTTGAACGACGAACAGAGGGAATGGGTAGAGACCATTATGCAAAACAACGACCGGATTAAAAGAACCATTAACGAAATACTGGACCTGTCCAAAATAGAAAGCGGGAGTATCGATGTGTTGAGTTCCCGGACAAAAGTAGGTTACCTGATAGATTCTGCCGTTATGGGAATACAACCTTTTATCAAAGAGAAAGGACTAACCGTACAAAGCCTTTCGGCCATAGATAAACAGGAAGTTCTGGTCGACCCACAGAAAACCATTTGGATATTGAATAATTTCCTGACCAATGCCATCCGTTATTCTCCCGAAGGGGAAGGGATAAAGGTAAATGCGGAAGTAGAAGACTACTTTGTTAGGATTTCCGTAACGGATCGTGGAAAAGGGGTGAGCCTTGCACAAAAGAAAACGATATTCAAACCTTATTCCAGGCTTAAAAACGACTCGTCCGAAGGTACCGGGCTGGGACTTGCCATCTCCAAGGAATTTGTAGAAGCCATGGGAGGAAGTATTGGTCTGCTTTCCAGGGAGGATCAGGGGGCAACCTTTTGGATTAAATTGAAGAAAGCATGA
- a CDS encoding sensor protein KdpD — MPDNSIEKDRFLHLIQRRKKGRLKVYIGMIAGVGKTYRMLQEAHQLLEAGVDIRIGLIETHDREETQALVQGIPQIPLKKVFYKGRELEEMDPDAIILSRPDVVLVDELAHTNIPGSKNGKRWQDVEELLDYGINVITAFNVQHLQSMTDRVANISGIEIRETIPDRILNDADEVVNIDLPAEDLIKRLKEGKIYKGERVERALDNFFQPEKILQLRDLALRKVASQVEKKIESSLPVKGRMQLERFMACISTNYESGKHIIRKTARVADYYHAEWFVIYVKTPREDVFKIDLRTQRKLLNNMQMARELGGQVIILREDNISGAIFHKAVELKITNIVMGKPHFSLWRQLRGKNYFDKLLKYLLDTEIDVIIVF; from the coding sequence ATGCCTGATAACAGCATAGAAAAAGACCGTTTCCTGCACCTTATTCAAAGGCGTAAAAAAGGCCGGCTTAAAGTATATATCGGAATGATCGCCGGCGTGGGAAAGACATACAGGATGTTGCAGGAAGCCCATCAATTACTGGAAGCGGGAGTAGATATCAGGATCGGCCTTATTGAAACCCATGATCGGGAAGAGACACAGGCCCTGGTGCAGGGCATCCCGCAAATTCCGCTGAAAAAGGTTTTTTACAAGGGCAGGGAACTGGAGGAAATGGACCCGGATGCCATTATCCTTTCCCGGCCCGATGTGGTTTTGGTGGATGAGTTGGCCCATACCAATATTCCCGGAAGTAAGAACGGGAAGCGGTGGCAGGATGTGGAAGAACTCCTGGATTACGGTATCAACGTCATTACGGCCTTTAATGTGCAGCACCTGCAAAGTATGACGGACAGGGTAGCGAATATCTCCGGGATAGAGATCAGGGAGACCATCCCGGACAGGATACTGAACGATGCCGATGAAGTGGTCAATATAGACCTTCCTGCCGAAGACCTTATCAAACGCCTGAAAGAAGGGAAAATATATAAAGGCGAGCGTGTGGAACGGGCCTTGGATAATTTCTTTCAGCCCGAAAAAATATTACAGCTCCGCGACCTGGCATTGCGCAAAGTGGCCTCCCAGGTGGAAAAGAAAATAGAAAGCAGTTTACCAGTCAAGGGACGTATGCAGCTGGAGCGCTTTATGGCCTGTATCAGTACCAACTATGAAAGCGGCAAACACATTATAAGAAAGACGGCGAGAGTGGCCGATTATTACCATGCGGAATGGTTTGTAATTTATGTAAAAACACCCCGGGAAGATGTATTTAAGATCGACCTGAGAACACAGCGTAAACTGTTGAACAATATGCAAATGGCCAGGGAATTGGGGGGACAGGTCATTATCCTGAGGGAAGATAATATCTCCGGGGCGATTTTCCATAAGGCCGTGGAACTGAAAATTACCAACATCGTCATGGGAAAACCCCACTTTTCCCTTTGGAGGCAATTACGGGGAAAGAATTACTTTGATAAATTATTAAAGTATTTACTGGATACCGAGATCGATGTTATTATTGTATTTTGA